The Novipirellula aureliae genomic interval TTGGTTGGTGGATTAAGTTGGTTGGTGAGACATGCTCGTCTACCCCTTGAACTACTCCACCAGCGATGGGACTGACGGAGCAAATAGCAAACTTTTCAGGCAAGGTAGTCGCGAAGGCCCGCTTCCTCGAACTTTTCCGCTACCTGCCGAAGCCATCCGTTGAGCGTCGATCGCGGTACGCCCATCAATTCGGAAACTCGAACCATCGGATTCGATTTTCGAAGTTCCAGCATCCGTTGCCATGGCTCGGGCAACGTCGCGATCATTGCCGCCATGTCCTCGGCCAGTTCACGCAGTTCGTCGTCCGACCGACGCTCGATTTGCAGACGAGCGTTTTTGACGGATTCATCGAGTGTGTATTGCAACTCCGTCGGCAACTCGCCGGGCACAAAGACCTCGACATTGAGTGATTGGACGTACCCGGAGCCGGCTTTCTGGGTCAATCGCTTCTTGAGGTAGCTCGTCACGAAACGCTCGACAACGGTCGTGACGAACACATTGCGGTGAGCGATCTCGGGATTAAACGATTGCATCGCCTCGATCAAATGGGCGAGAATCGTCTGTTCGATCGTGGGTGCATCCTGTTTGCTCAATCCGGGACGCATGATGATCTGCTGCGTCTTGCGGTGGATGATGCCGCGAGCGAACTTGTCAGCGATGATGTCGTGTGAGGTGTTTGGATGTTCGTCCGAAGAATGGGGCATGGTTGCCAGTCCTTGGCCGGAAAACCGATGCCACGTCCAAAGCAACAGACCGTCCCGGTGGGGGCTGGAAGCGGCATGGCTTGCTTCGGCAAAAGATTTGTCAGAAGCGTTCATGGCCTGTCAAACGCCACTGGCGAAAAGTCCCACCCGGCCGGAATTTTCAGAGATGTTTCCCATGGAAAAAGCCGCAAACCCAACGATTTGCGGCTTCAAGTGAATTCAATCTTTTTCGAGTTTGCAGATTTGGCATCCGCGAAAAGTGCCAAGCGTTAGCTTTCTGGCTCGATGCGAAACACACATCGCCAACCCTTTTTGTCCTCCGTCAGTTCGATTGGATCACCGGCGATGCGAAAGAAAGCACGCAAGGTGGCAGACAATACCTCGCGACGCTTCTTGTTCTTGCGACAGGCCGCCGGTGAGTTCCAAGTCATCAGCCCATATCCCTTGGCAAAGTTTGCCAACAGTTCCCACTGCTTCGTTGGCTGTCGATTCCGAGCGTCGACCAACCCCATTTGAGAATAGAGATAGATGCCCGTCTGGTCGTGAACCGAGATGCGGACCGAGTGTTGGTCGACAAACCGAATCGATACATCAGACCAGATGCAACCAGCTGGAGTGGCAAACCCGATGTTGGGATTCGCTGCATCGGTGTTGGGCAGGTGTTTTTCGCGAAACGCGTTCAGTTGGCTTGTCGCGGAATCCGCAAAAACAAGTTCACCACGTTTATCGAGCGACGCAAACTGATCGAGCGTCAACAGCAACCCGTTATGACGCTCAAGCCGCCGTTGAGTCCGATCGTCGATTGGTTCATCGCCCCACTGAATGAGAATGAACGGTCCATCACTGCGATCGGTCGCAAACAACACCGCATCACTGATACGGTAGCATTGCAAGAACACCGGAAACGAAACGCCGGCGAGCGGTGAGTCGACCCCAATCTGGCAGGCCGGATCGTTGTGCATCCGTTCAAAACGAACGTCAAAACCGAAGTGCGCAGCCAGACATTCGGTTAGCCGGCCGAAGTCAAACCGATAAATCGCCATCTCACACGTCTGCACTTCAACGCGACGACCCTGGTCCTCGTCGATGGCGATGTAAACGTGCGGCGAATCCTCGACGACTCTGTGCCAAACATAGTCGGACCCGAGTTTCGGGATATGAGTCGCGTATTGATCCGTTGGCCGCAACCATGGCAGGACGCTCGCGAACCGATCACGCAGTAGGTTCCGCCAATGTGCCCGAGACGTTTCCGATTGACGAACTGAGCGAACCGCTTTCCAAACCGGCTCCCGGTAACGCGAACGGTTTGATTTGGTGACCATTGCTGAACCCTCGTTTTCGCAAGAAATCTTCGATCACATCGGCATCTCCGTCTCGACCGAAGGCCGCAAAGTTGGGCGGCTTGATCGTACATGAACGAATTCGACGCGAGTCCGCGAACCGCAACGAAATCCTGGCTTCCACTATACGCACCTCTTCGTCGTACATGCTGAACGCCGCGATGCGTTCTTCAAGCACATCAATCAGTGCCTCGCGATCCGTTCGGATGTACTCGGGAATGCCACCTGACAATGCGATCTTCACGCTGACCAGCGATGCGTCGAGCAACTCATCAATGTCCGCGACAGATAACGCATCCCGGCCGTCGATTACAAGTGGATCTGCGGTCCAGATGTCGCCGTCGGGGAACATCTCCTCGTCGTCAAAAAAGCACTCGCCGAACGCCGCACGGTACATTTGCCGACGAGTCAGAGTCGCTGCGTTGATCTTCAATTCGCCAGCCAGTTTGTTCAATTCCAACATCGCTTCGCCACGTGGCCGGCTATGTCGATCGACTGGCTGTCCATTCTCAACCAGCTTGATCGCTTTGAGCGGCGATCCATGGCTGACCAAAAGTCGCAACATCGTATCGGTTTCTTCCATCGTTACGTCAACAAATGGGCCGCATCGCTTTTCAATGTGGTACTGCGACACGAGTCTTTGAAACGCCAGTCGCCGTGGTTCAAGCGGCAGCAACAGCTCCGGGGGTTCGCTCGTCTTGGCCTGAAAGTACTGAAACGACTTTCGCGTTTGCACACGCTCCCATCGGAGGATCTCTTCTGCATCGTCATGGTGACGCAAGTAAGCCTCGACGGCAACATCCGCAATCGTCGAATTTTCCTCGTCATGGAACTCTGCCGCCAAACCCTCGATGCGATCGAGCAACTTCTCCATGCAATATTCGGTACAAAGATCGTTGACGAAATGAGCCGACTGCAACAACGCACGCGGTGTGTCATCGTCGGGTTGTCGGAGAATCAATCGTACCGAGTCGCGACATTTTTCGTCGATTGCACCTTGTGGAAGTTTTACGTCACGGATTTCCAGGTAGTCGGCGAAGGGGGCGAGGAATTCATGGAGTCGTTCGTGAGACACACTGTTGAAGATGTTGTGATGGGTCAATCGCAGATAGAGGTCAGACATGAGAGATTTTGCAATTCAAAGATTGTCGGTTTCATTTGCATCCGTGTGAAAGTTGTTCGATTCAGCGGTCCAAACACTGAAAAAGTGCGGGATCGGGCCGGCGATGGTTCCACCATCGCTGCGTCCATCGCGGGCGTCCTGCCGCTCATCCGTGGCCTAATTCCTGAGCGTCTCCTGACGACCGGCCCGATTCCCGCCTGCGTTTGCTATCATTGCGGGCCGGAGTGACAAGACTGGTCACTCGGGTCGCAAAAAAGCTCTCAGGTTTGTGAAGGTGCGGGTAGATGCCCCGAGCCGGCCGAATCTGGCGGCGTGCTCGCAGCGGGTTGGTGCGTAAGTGGCCTGTTCTTTGGAATCAACGGTTGTTCGTAGATGTCTGAATCAATGACTTTCACGACGTTTCCCTTCTTGGAAGCGAGTTCGAAAAATGAATGTTCAAGCATTATCCAAGTCGACGTGACAAGTCTGGTCACGCGGGTCAGAAAAAATGCTTGCAAACAAAATTCATTGCCAGCTGGACACATTTGGACCACGTCAAAACAGCCGAATCAAAAATTTCGGTTCGCCAGTTCGCACGATGCCAGAGTAGCTCAAGGGGTAGAGGCGGTGCGTTAACCGCCTAGCTCCTTTTCTCGTTTCGGAATCCGTACGTGCGAACCCAACCCAGCGAAACCCCAGAACACGAACTGCGAAATCGTCGTCGTGAAATCGTCTGCATCCTTGCCCGAGCCATCGTCCGATCGCGGCAAACTCACCCGATCCGCGGCAAATCCGAAGAACTCTCGCAAGACTCGGATAATTTTCGCTTGAACTCTCCCGAAACTCAGGGCTCTCTGTGACACGGCCGCGGTGAACGCACCCGGCCACTACCTTTCCAACCTGTCTCGGAGAAACCATGAGTAGCACGATCACCAGAGAGCTTGCCGATTTGAAACGCATGAGCGTCGGCGAACTGCAAATCAAGTACGTCGAAGTGTTCGGCGAAGCGACCACCGGAAGAAACAAAGCCTGGTTGCAAAAACGAATCGCTTGGCGAATCCAAGCCAACCAATTCGGCGGCCTCACCAACCGAGCCATCGAGAGGGCATCGCAGCTTGCCAATGAAGCCGACTTGCGAGTGTCCGCGCCCAAAGAATCGGCGAGGAAGCCCAAACCAAAAGCGACCTTAATATCAGGCCCACACGACGCCCGCCTTCCGCCGGTCGGTGACTATATCGTTCGCGCCTACAAGGGCCAGGAGTACGTCGTTACTGTTCTTCAACTGGGCTTTGAATACGAAGGCCAAACCTACAAAACGCTTTCAGCCATCGCGACGGAAATCACCGGCCAGCATTGGAACGGCTTTCGTTTCTTCAACCTCACCAAACCAAAGGCCGCCCGATGAAACGCGAACGACTCAAGATTGTCCGCTGCGCCATTTACACCCGGAAGTCAACCGATATAGGACTCGAACAAGAATTCAACAGCCTGGATGCCCAGCGTGAAGCCGGTGAAGCATTCATTGCCAGCCAAAGGCACGAAGGCTGGGAATGTATCGAAACGCGATACGACGACGGCGGCTTTTCCGGCGGGAACCTCGAGCGGCCGGCGATGAAACGACTGATGGAAGATATCGAAGCCGGCAAGATCGACTGTGTTGTCGTCTATAAGGTAGATCGCCTCAGCCGTTCATTGATGGACTTCTCACGCTTGATGGAGACGTTTGACAAATACGAAGTTGCCTTCGTATCGGTTACACAGCAGTTCAACACGGCCAGTTCGATGGGCCGACTGATCTTGAATGTGCTGTTGTCCTTCGCCCAATTTGAACGAGAAATGATCTCCGAGCGAACCCGCGACAAGATCGCCGCGACTCGGCGCAAAGGCAAATGGTGCGGAGGCATCCCAATCCTCGGCTACACCGTCGAAGACACCAAACTGATCGTCATGCCGCACGAGGCCGAACGGATTCGCCAGTTATTTGACATCTACTTGCAAACACGTTCCTTGATCGACACCGCCAAAGAAGCGAACGAAAGAGGTTGGCGAACCAAACAATGGACAACGAAGAAAGGCAACATCCGGGGCGGCGTTGAGTTCAACAAGAACCGCATCCACCAACTTCTGACCAACGTCACCTATCTCGGTAAGCTGACCTACAAAGATGAAGTTCACGAGGGCCAACACCAGGCGATCGTTGACACCGAAACTTTCGACCGAGTCGCTCGTTCGCTCAAACGCAATGGCACCACCAGCATGATGCAAGCAAGCACCAAATTTGACGGCATGCTCCGAGGTATCCTTCGCTGCGTAGGATGCAACCGTATCATGTTGCACACATCCACCGGCCGCGGCCCCAAACGCTATCGCTATTACGTCTGCAGCAAAGCCGACAAACAAGGATACGAAGCCTGCGATTCACCGTCAATTCCTGCCGGACAAATCGAGGACTTCGTTGTCAGGGAACTGCGGACGATCGCCGCTGACGATGAACTCATTCGTGATATTTACGACCGTGCACACGAGCAATCAAGGGAAAAAGTCACAGACCAACATAATGAAATGAATTTGTTGCAAGAACGCATCCGCAACGACTACAAAGAACTGAACCACTTCGCCACCAACAAAGCATCGGTCGACCACATTGCCGCCGTACAGGAGCGAATCACCGACAACGAACAGCGATACAACTCGCTGAAACTTTTGGTTGACCAGCATCGCGACGAAACGATCAGTTATGTCGAAATCCGCGATGCGTTACATCAGTTCGACGAAATGTGGGATGCAATGTCAAGGAAAGAACGGTGCCGACTGATCGAGCTTATCATCCAAACGGTGAACTTCGACGCAGCGGCGGGTACGATCGACATCCTCTTTCAAACGACTGGAATCAAGACACTCTGTCCAGACTTCAACCTTTTGGAGACCGCCCAATGAAAACTATCCCGTCTGTTCAACGAACTTTCCACGTTTCCCGAGCCGAGCACGGAGAACGACGCATCCGACCCGGCGTCGCCCCACCACGCCCCACACTTGGCCGACTGCCGCGACTAACTCGCATTATGGCGTTAGCGATCCACTTCGACCGAGTGCTATTGTCCGGCCGATTCGCGTCCCAAGCCGACCTCGCCCGCGCCGGCCAAGTCACTCGCGCCCGCCTCACCCAGATCCTCAACCTCACCACCCTCGCTCCCGACATCCAAGAGCAGATCCTTCACCTGGCAGCGTATTCAAAAGGCCGAGCCCCGCTCACCGAACGCCACGTCCGCCACATCGCCGCCGAACCGAACTGGGACAAGCAAAGAAAGCTATTCGACAAAGTGATGGACCGCATTGGTCGTAACGATCCGGCGTAGATTGAGCGTCCCGCTGTCAACTCTATGTGGCGCCAATTTGGCGATCAACCCGTCTCTGAGATTGAAGGTTGTATCGGACGCTTTCGTGTGAACATGGTTCACTAAATACTGAACTTTCCCGCTGATTGTGCTGTATCTGCGAACTCCCAAAAAAGGAGCGAGGGTAGTCTCGCGTAGAGAGGGCGAGTGTGACAAAGTCTCGGAAATCTTGGCGACAGGTGTGACTTAGCCGCTTGAGGTATGCGGGGTGCTTCTCGTAACTGTCTTGTCGGTACCACGAACGTTGGGTTCGCGGTCACGACGATGACTTTATACGAGAGAGGTTTCCACGTGAATCATTGGTGGGAAATTGAAATCCCGGATGCGGACGCTCCGCCTCTGGTACGGGCGGTGGCGTATTACCGGCACTCGGCTCAGGACCGGCAAGAGAACTCGATACCGATTCAACAGGATCAGGTTCGAGCGTGGGCGTCGGAACACGGCGTCGAAATCATCCGTGAGTTCTGTGATGCAGGACGATCGGGACTCAACTCCGAGGGCCGGCCGGCGTTCACGGAGATGATGGAGGAATGGATCTCAAAGCGGAATGATTTTGAGTACGTGTTGTGCTTGGACGTCAGCCGATGGGGACGCTTCCAAGACATTGATTTGTCGGCACAGTTCTCGGCGATCTGTAAGAAGAACGGCAAACAGGTCATCTATACGACGATCGGCAAACCGAAAGAAAACGATCCTCTCTATCCGGTCTACGTTCAGTTCGAGCGGTTCCGGGCGGCTCAATACAGTCGCGAATTGAGCGACAAGGTTTGGCGAGGCTGCGTGAAGATTGCCGAACAAGGTTACTTGGCCGGTGGCAAACCGCCATACGGATTGTCGCGGTTGTTGCTTGACGAGAAACGTGAACCGCTACATGTTCTGGAAGCTGGCCAGCACAAGGGCATCCAAAACCAGAGGGTGACACTGACCGAAGGGCCGCCGGAGCAAGTCGCAGTCATTCGCCGGATCTATGACGAGTTTGTAGAGCGTGGCTACTCGGAATACAAGATCGCCGAGGGCCTTAACGACGATGGGATTCCGTCGCCGAGCAACGGGCGTTGGGGCGCGGGTGGCGTGATCGCTCGGCTCCGCAACGAAAAGTATGCCGGAACGATGGTCTATAACCGAACGTCCGGCAAGTTGAAGACGCCCACCGTGCCGAACCCCGTTGAAGAATGGGTTCGGACAACGGACGCGTTTTCCGGCATCATTGAGTTTGATCTGTTTGTGCGGGCACAAGAGATCCTTCGGAAGCGCAAACAGCGATACGACCCCGATTACATGCTGAGGATGCTTGACGAGCTCTATCGTTCACGCGGCATGGTGCGGCCGGGGTTGATGCGGCTCGATGAAGAGTTTCCGTCGGCTTGTTCGTACGCTCGGCAATTCGGGTCGATCGACCAAGCCTTTCAGAACCTGTTCGACGGAGAACGCGGCAAGGCTCGCGATAACGTTCACGAACAGATCCGCGGCCACATTCCCGAGACGACGACCTATTCCGACTTCTTGGTGCTCGACAAGAAGTTGACGGTCTCGATTCAACCGGCCGTGCCGATGCCGCACGGTTACGAATCGTACTGGCCCATCCGACGCGATCCACGATCGGTCATCGACATGACGCTTGGTGTACTTCTTTCCGAGCCGGCCGACTTCAAGATCCTCGGATTCATTGCTCTGCCGCGGTTCGGATCGGATTCAAAACCGATTCGCTATACCAGTTCATCGGTCCGCACCGAATTGTTCGGCCGGACGGATCTTCAGTTCCTTCAAAACCTACTTTAACGGAGACCCATTATGGAACCACTCAACAACATCTGCCCCATCGCCGAGCGGCGGTACGAAGACGTGCCGATCGACAAGGTGAAAGTCATCAACTCCCGCAACCGCGATCAAGAACAATTCGACATGAACGTCGAGAGTATCGAAGGTGTCGGATTGATGAAACCGATTCGCGTCAACGACAAATTTCTTGAACCGAATGGAAAGTATGAGTTGATCTGCGGCGAAGGCCGACTTCTGGCTCACAAACAACTCGGCAAAACACATGTTCTGGCCGAGGTCGTGACTTGCACGCGGAAGGACGCCTTGCTCCAATCACTGATCGAGAACATCGCTCGAACAAAACCGGGCAGCATGGACTTCGCACGGGAACTCAAACGGCTTCACGATGAAGGTTGGGACTTCAAACGCATCGCGAAAGTTGCCTGCAAGACCGAGGACTACATTCGCAACTACATCCGTTTGGTTGAACAGGGTGAAGAACGACTGATCCACGGTGTCGAGACGGGCGTGTTTCCGATCAAGTTCGCGATCCAGGTTTCTGCGACGGAAGATTCGCAGATGCAGAACATCCTGATGGACGCATTCGATCACGGCATCGTGACGACCAACAACTTTGGTCAGGCAAGGCGGATCATCTCGGCACGAGCCAAACACACCAAACGGGCGACGGTCGATAAGACTTACACCGTCAACCAACTGGTCAGCGATATCGCCGAAACGACGAAGGTCAAAACATCATATGTCCG includes:
- a CDS encoding recombinase family protein, which gives rise to MNHWWEIEIPDADAPPLVRAVAYYRHSAQDRQENSIPIQQDQVRAWASEHGVEIIREFCDAGRSGLNSEGRPAFTEMMEEWISKRNDFEYVLCLDVSRWGRFQDIDLSAQFSAICKKNGKQVIYTTIGKPKENDPLYPVYVQFERFRAAQYSRELSDKVWRGCVKIAEQGYLAGGKPPYGLSRLLLDEKREPLHVLEAGQHKGIQNQRVTLTEGPPEQVAVIRRIYDEFVERGYSEYKIAEGLNDDGIPSPSNGRWGAGGVIARLRNEKYAGTMVYNRTSGKLKTPTVPNPVEEWVRTTDAFSGIIEFDLFVRAQEILRKRKQRYDPDYMLRMLDELYRSRGMVRPGLMRLDEEFPSACSYARQFGSIDQAFQNLFDGERGKARDNVHEQIRGHIPETTTYSDFLVLDKKLTVSIQPAVPMPHGYESYWPIRRDPRSVIDMTLGVLLSEPADFKILGFIALPRFGSDSKPIRYTSSSVRTELFGRTDLQFLQNLL
- a CDS encoding recombinase family protein; the encoded protein is MKRERLKIVRCAIYTRKSTDIGLEQEFNSLDAQREAGEAFIASQRHEGWECIETRYDDGGFSGGNLERPAMKRLMEDIEAGKIDCVVVYKVDRLSRSLMDFSRLMETFDKYEVAFVSVTQQFNTASSMGRLILNVLLSFAQFEREMISERTRDKIAATRRKGKWCGGIPILGYTVEDTKLIVMPHEAERIRQLFDIYLQTRSLIDTAKEANERGWRTKQWTTKKGNIRGGVEFNKNRIHQLLTNVTYLGKLTYKDEVHEGQHQAIVDTETFDRVARSLKRNGTTSMMQASTKFDGMLRGILRCVGCNRIMLHTSTGRGPKRYRYYVCSKADKQGYEACDSPSIPAGQIEDFVVRELRTIAADDELIRDIYDRAHEQSREKVTDQHNEMNLLQERIRNDYKELNHFATNKASVDHIAAVQERITDNEQRYNSLKLLVDQHRDETISYVEIRDALHQFDEMWDAMSRKERCRLIELIIQTVNFDAAAGTIDILFQTTGIKTLCPDFNLLETAQ
- a CDS encoding ParB/RepB/Spo0J family partition protein; amino-acid sequence: MEPLNNICPIAERRYEDVPIDKVKVINSRNRDQEQFDMNVESIEGVGLMKPIRVNDKFLEPNGKYELICGEGRLLAHKQLGKTHVLAEVVTCTRKDALLQSLIENIARTKPGSMDFARELKRLHDEGWDFKRIAKVACKTEDYIRNYIRLVEQGEERLIHGVETGVFPIKFAIQVSATEDSQMQNILMDAFDHGIVTTNNFGQARRIISARAKHTKRATVDKTYTVNQLVSDIAETTKVKTSYVREAKSKENRFMTLLSGINTLFKDEAFVAIVRAAKLDKQPVLSGDFQFEPIVNEGGQS
- a CDS encoding DUF2924 domain-containing protein; protein product: MSSTITRELADLKRMSVGELQIKYVEVFGEATTGRNKAWLQKRIAWRIQANQFGGLTNRAIERASQLANEADLRVSAPKESARKPKPKATLISGPHDARLPPVGDYIVRAYKGQEYVVTVLQLGFEYEGQTYKTLSAIATEITGQHWNGFRFFNLTKPKAAR